The following are encoded together in the Deltaproteobacteria bacterium genome:
- a CDS encoding ABC transporter substrate-binding protein, giving the protein MRPIFLSRWIVSSLLAISMVGPALGGEATDQIRETTDKAIAVLTEPSLQGPSKADERKKLLSKIADERFDWEEMARRALARHWAGRTEEEKREFVSLFRQLLERTYLDKVDNYSGEKVIYEGESLDGDFGVVRAKAVTNRGEEIPVEYRVRKKGKNWLVYDISIQGVSLVNNYRTQFNSIIVSSSYKNLIRRLKAKLDED; this is encoded by the coding sequence TTTCAATGGTGGGCCCGGCCCTGGGGGGAGAGGCTACAGATCAGATCAGAGAGACCACGGACAAGGCCATTGCCGTACTCACCGAACCTTCCCTGCAAGGCCCTTCAAAGGCAGACGAGAGAAAGAAGCTGCTTTCCAAGATAGCAGACGAGCGATTCGACTGGGAAGAAATGGCCCGGCGGGCTCTTGCCAGGCACTGGGCCGGGAGAACAGAAGAGGAGAAGCGCGAGTTCGTCTCTCTCTTCCGCCAGCTCCTCGAAAGGACCTATCTCGATAAAGTCGACAACTATTCGGGAGAGAAAGTCATCTACGAAGGTGAGAGCCTTGACGGGGATTTCGGAGTGGTCAGGGCCAAAGCCGTGACCAACAGAGGCGAAGAGATCCCCGTGGAGTACAGGGTGAGGAAGAAAGGAAAGAACTGGCTCGTCTACGACATATCCATCCAGGGAGTCAGCCTGGTCAACAACTACCGAACCCAGTTCAACAGCATCATCGTCAGTTCCTCTTACAAGAACCTGATAAGGAGACTCAAGGCCAAGCTCGACGAGGATTAG
- a CDS encoding methylenetetrahydrofolate reductase → MRAGSHLERVMEKGLFAVTGQLIPPKGNDAGGVKKKAELLRGYVDAVNVTDNQRAMVRMSSMAASSLLIGMGLEPVMQMVTRDRNRIALQSDILGSTALGVKNLLLLTGDHPCLGNQVDSKNVHDLDSVQLIDCARRMREEGKILGGEGFAGEVGILIGAVVNPFGDPFEFRVVRLAKKIDAGADFVQTQPVFDMNRFKEWMGMVRDRGLHERVHIMAGVVPLKSAAMAEFLRSGVPGITVPDNVIGRMAKASEPAEEGIRICVEQIEELKEMEGIHGVHIMTVDWEEKAGQIAEMAGLLPRPVLW, encoded by the coding sequence ATGAGAGCCGGTAGCCATCTGGAAAGGGTGATGGAGAAGGGCTTGTTCGCTGTGACAGGACAGCTGATTCCTCCCAAGGGGAATGATGCGGGTGGAGTCAAGAAGAAGGCGGAGCTCCTGAGAGGATACGTCGATGCGGTGAATGTGACGGATAATCAGAGGGCAATGGTGCGGATGTCGAGCATGGCTGCGTCTTCACTGCTGATCGGCATGGGACTGGAACCGGTGATGCAGATGGTCACCAGAGATCGGAACCGGATCGCCCTCCAGAGTGATATTCTCGGCTCTACGGCTCTCGGTGTCAAGAATCTGCTGTTGTTGACAGGTGACCACCCCTGTCTTGGCAATCAGGTTGACTCGAAAAACGTCCATGATCTGGACTCCGTTCAGCTGATCGACTGTGCTCGAAGGATGCGAGAGGAGGGGAAGATTCTCGGCGGAGAAGGGTTTGCAGGGGAGGTTGGAATCCTGATTGGAGCGGTTGTGAATCCCTTCGGCGACCCATTTGAATTCCGGGTTGTCCGGCTGGCAAAGAAGATCGATGCGGGTGCGGATTTTGTCCAAACCCAGCCGGTCTTTGACATGAACCGGTTCAAGGAGTGGATGGGGATGGTGCGGGACCGGGGACTCCATGAAAGGGTCCATATAATGGCCGGCGTGGTTCCCCTGAAATCGGCGGCGATGGCCGAATTTCTGAGGAGCGGTGTTCCGGGTATCACGGTTCCTGACAATGTGATCGGGCGGATGGCAAAAGCCTCTGAACCCGCCGAGGAGGGCATCAGGATCTGTGTCGAACAGATCGAGGAGCTGAAGGAGATGGAAGGGATCCACGGTGTCCACATCATGACCGTGGACTGGGAAGAGAAGGCCGGTCAGATAGCGGAAATGGCAGGACTCCTTCCCAGGCCCGTGCTCTGGTGA
- a CDS encoding PilZ domain-containing protein, with the protein MRARKSGNQFTCLNCGYIVDWTDFQCPICGLDPRQKERAGEVAMAYPDSHGETVERRKYPRYQVQGKVILNRFFRGELIDLCQNGARVKTVLHVFRDEIVRLDFTVKGIPIQVRARVVHVKKGVLDERFTLGVCFEAIANDQSRLLDHHLKAISEEKPSPRYLA; encoded by the coding sequence ATGAGAGCTAGAAAATCGGGGAACCAGTTTACCTGTCTCAACTGTGGCTATATCGTCGACTGGACTGACTTCCAGTGCCCCATCTGCGGTCTGGATCCAAGACAGAAGGAGAGGGCGGGTGAGGTCGCCATGGCCTACCCCGATTCCCATGGAGAGACGGTCGAGCGCCGAAAATATCCCCGCTACCAGGTACAGGGGAAGGTGATTCTCAATCGATTTTTCAGAGGAGAGCTGATCGATCTCTGCCAGAACGGGGCCAGAGTCAAGACTGTGCTTCACGTGTTTCGGGATGAGATCGTCCGCCTCGACTTCACCGTCAAGGGCATTCCCATCCAGGTGCGCGCCAGGGTAGTACATGTCAAGAAGGGAGTCCTCGATGAGAGGTTTACCCTTGGGGTCTGCTTCGAAGCCATTGCCAACGACCAGAGCAGACTGCTCGACCACCACCTTAAGGCCATATCGGAGGAGAAACCGAGTCCTCGGTACCTTGCCTGA
- a CDS encoding methylenetetrahydrofolate reductase C-terminal domain-containing protein yields the protein MIKAEQKPVDEILGFLDAYKRILLVGCNGCAAVCHAGGEREVAILAATLRMARKKLGQKLEILEETSPRQCEPEFVDALAGKTEDVEAILSIACGVGVQALAERFSEIPVYPGVNTMFMGKTVEPGVWVERCQACGNCVLHLTGGICPVTRCAKQLLNGPCGGSRDGVCEIDGETPCAWQAIYDRLKATGQLDRLELFVPAKRWGRESRDRGPRTIVRGDLKQ from the coding sequence ATGATCAAGGCGGAGCAGAAACCTGTTGACGAGATCCTCGGTTTCCTCGATGCCTACAAGAGGATCCTTCTCGTGGGGTGCAACGGCTGCGCTGCGGTCTGTCACGCAGGAGGAGAGAGGGAGGTGGCGATCCTTGCCGCCACCCTGAGGATGGCACGGAAGAAACTCGGGCAGAAGCTGGAGATCCTCGAGGAGACCTCCCCCCGGCAGTGTGAGCCGGAGTTCGTGGATGCCCTCGCCGGGAAGACGGAAGACGTGGAAGCGATTCTCTCGATCGCATGTGGGGTTGGGGTCCAGGCCTTGGCCGAACGGTTCTCAGAGATCCCTGTCTACCCCGGAGTGAACACCATGTTCATGGGGAAGACCGTAGAACCCGGCGTCTGGGTAGAGCGGTGCCAGGCCTGTGGAAACTGCGTGCTCCATCTCACGGGCGGGATCTGCCCGGTGACGCGGTGTGCAAAGCAGCTTCTCAACGGTCCGTGCGGCGGGTCTCGGGACGGGGTGTGCGAGATCGACGGGGAGACTCCCTGCGCCTGGCAGGCCATCTATGACCGGTTGAAAGCCACCGGTCAGCTCGACAGGCTCGAGCTGTTTGTCCCTGCCAAGCGCTGGGGCCGGGAGAGCCGGGACAGGGGACCGAGAACCATCGTAAGGGGGGATCTGAAGCAATGA
- a CDS encoding VacJ family lipoprotein, which produces MNLKIRIPPWALMTPVVWLVALSASCHGSQLFAPPGPQGSISIWRTDAALQATNDHTRSGPSHRNGGTASIADPLERVNRISFYINDRLYFLVVKPVATGYAIVVPHSARVGIRNFFSNLVSPVRVASCLLQFKFKGAGTETIRFLVNTTLGVAGFVDTAKREFGIERRDEDFGQTLGFYGIGPVFYINWPLWGPSSLRDTVGIVVDFFLNPWNYFLRFPVLVNIALGAYDRLNSSSLVLGEYEAFKRAALDPYVAMRNAYFQYRQNKIRR; this is translated from the coding sequence ATGAACCTGAAGATCAGAATCCCCCCTTGGGCCCTGATGACCCCCGTCGTCTGGCTCGTAGCTCTCTCCGCCTCATGTCACGGCAGCCAGTTGTTTGCGCCCCCCGGGCCCCAGGGCTCCATTTCCATCTGGCGGACCGATGCGGCCCTCCAGGCCACCAACGACCACACGCGATCCGGACCTAGCCATCGGAATGGAGGTACGGCCTCGATCGCAGATCCCCTGGAACGGGTCAACCGGATATCCTTCTACATTAACGACAGGCTCTACTTCCTGGTTGTCAAACCGGTGGCCACCGGCTATGCCATCGTTGTCCCTCACTCTGCACGGGTGGGCATACGGAACTTCTTCTCCAATCTGGTCAGTCCCGTGCGTGTAGCCAGCTGCCTGCTCCAGTTCAAGTTCAAAGGAGCTGGAACCGAGACCATCCGCTTCCTGGTGAACACCACTCTGGGCGTGGCAGGATTCGTCGACACCGCAAAGAGGGAGTTCGGAATCGAAAGGAGAGACGAGGATTTCGGCCAGACTCTCGGTTTCTACGGGATAGGGCCGGTCTTCTACATAAACTGGCCTCTCTGGGGTCCCTCCAGCCTGCGGGACACGGTCGGTATCGTTGTCGACTTCTTTCTCAACCCCTGGAACTATTTTCTCAGATTTCCCGTTCTCGTCAACATCGCCCTGGGCGCCTACGACCGGCTCAACAGCAGCTCCCTCGTTCTCGGAGAATACGAGGCATTCAAGAGAGCCGCCCTCGATCCCTATGTGGCCATGAGAAACGCCTACTTCCAGTACCGCCAGAACAAGATCCGCCGCTAG
- a CDS encoding CoB--CoM heterodisulfide reductase iron-sulfur subunit B family protein, translating to MAYAYFPGCMLKGSAQDYDISFRWVCRFLGIELQEVRDWVCCGGASARAISRLLSVVMPAMSLAGARQQGLDRLVAPCLVALSRMKAANLALQREDDLARRVGEVLGESYEGTVEVLHPLEILLEEVGLDSLAGNVRKRLPGLKIVCYYGCNLARPPRDSGFDDPEYPMSMDRILGSVGLETLDWAYKTECCGASMTYTRPEVVRHLSHEILRAAKQVGAEMIAVCCPLCQANLDMRQNQIAEIYGERFDIPVLYFTQILGIVFGAYSGELGLGRLMVSPQRALENYGIL from the coding sequence ATGGCTTATGCTTATTTTCCCGGCTGCATGCTCAAGGGCTCGGCTCAGGATTACGATATCTCCTTCCGTTGGGTATGCCGGTTCTTGGGGATAGAGCTCCAGGAGGTGAGGGACTGGGTATGTTGCGGGGGGGCGTCCGCTCGTGCTATTTCCCGCCTTCTGTCGGTGGTGATGCCTGCCATGAGTCTCGCCGGTGCCCGGCAGCAGGGCCTGGATCGGTTGGTTGCTCCGTGTCTTGTGGCTCTGTCTCGGATGAAGGCGGCCAATCTGGCCCTCCAGAGAGAGGACGATCTGGCTAGGAGGGTCGGTGAGGTCCTCGGCGAGAGTTATGAAGGGACGGTGGAGGTCCTTCATCCACTGGAGATTCTCCTCGAGGAAGTGGGGCTTGACAGTCTTGCCGGCAACGTAAGGAAGCGCCTTCCTGGTTTGAAAATCGTCTGCTATTACGGCTGCAATCTCGCCCGGCCGCCCCGGGATTCTGGCTTCGACGATCCCGAATACCCCATGAGCATGGACAGGATACTCGGTTCCGTGGGGCTGGAGACCCTTGACTGGGCTTACAAGACCGAGTGTTGTGGTGCGAGCATGACCTATACCCGGCCCGAGGTGGTCCGCCACCTGAGCCACGAGATCCTGAGAGCGGCCAAACAGGTGGGAGCCGAGATGATAGCCGTCTGCTGTCCCCTCTGCCAGGCCAATCTTGACATGCGCCAGAATCAGATCGCTGAGATCTACGGCGAGCGGTTCGATATCCCGGTTCTCTATTTCACCCAGATTCTCGGTATCGTTTTCGGAGCCTACTCCGGAGAGCTGGGGCTGGGCCGGTTGATGGTCTCGCCCCAAAGGGCCCTGGAGAACTACGGCATTCTGTAA
- a CDS encoding 4Fe-4S dicluster domain-containing protein has protein sequence MMRINLTRESQNFSKEILSLTGENVNLCNQCRRCSLGCPVAYEMLLKPHEMVRALQLGLEREVFESGMIWNCLSCGTCSARCPQNIDILKIIDGLRELVMSGRVEYYNPYPEIPSMHRVFLKQVERHGRICEIRLASVMNLKTVDPFKDVDLLWPGLANKRIRLVPERSEGVKRLRDVVSRVREIEGES, from the coding sequence ATGATGAGAATCAATCTGACAAGAGAGAGCCAGAACTTCAGCAAGGAGATTCTCTCACTCACGGGTGAGAACGTGAATCTCTGCAATCAATGTCGCAGATGTTCCCTGGGGTGTCCCGTGGCCTACGAGATGTTGCTCAAGCCTCATGAGATGGTACGGGCTCTCCAGCTGGGCCTGGAGCGGGAGGTTTTTGAGTCTGGAATGATTTGGAACTGCCTCTCCTGCGGTACGTGCAGCGCCCGGTGCCCCCAGAATATCGATATTCTCAAGATCATCGATGGCCTGAGGGAACTGGTTATGAGCGGCCGGGTGGAGTACTACAACCCCTATCCGGAGATCCCCAGCATGCATCGCGTGTTTCTCAAACAGGTGGAACGGCATGGGCGGATCTGTGAGATTAGACTGGCCTCGGTCATGAATCTGAAAACGGTCGATCCTTTCAAGGATGTCGATCTCCTCTGGCCTGGGTTGGCCAACAAGAGGATCAGGCTTGTGCCGGAGAGATCCGAGGGAGTGAAGCGGCTCCGGGATGTGGTTTCGCGAGTCCGGGAGATAGAAGGAGAGAGCTGA